A stretch of DNA from Drosophila virilis strain 15010-1051.87 chromosome 5, Dvir_AGI_RSII-ME, whole genome shotgun sequence:
atatatatatatatatatatacaccaaatgtgcatgtatgcgtgtgtaaTTGATAACAGACGATAAGCGGATGATATGTGCAAATGTGAAAGATAATAATTGCAGCTCGTGTAATTTCCTTTCTATTTATAAACGCTCCAGTCATTTTTTATCAGCTTAAGCGATAGTTACGTACATTTTGAACTGTCCAACACTTTCAATTAGTATTAAAAACAGTTGATTTGCGCGCTTTGCAGCACTGTTTGTTTAAGCCATGAAGTTTTATAGATAAAAAGTCTAatcttttcatatttttgcgTTTTCTCTCACTTTCTAATGGCCTCTGCATCAGATCTGcgtataaacatatttatagaaAGCCCTTGGTAAATACCCGCCGTAATTTATTTAGCATATCTAAGAGCTTATCAGTAAAATAACGTAACTATTGTGACTATAGCCAATTCCAACCATTCGATAGGCAATTAGttcatattttgattttaaagaCTAAGTGTCAgtgttatttggtttattaGCTGCAATGGAGGGTTATGTTATTGGCATTATATTATTCGTCATTGCTGTCATTTTTCAAATAGCTTGTTTTACAACTGTGTATgtgaaaaacagaaaaagacTCGTACGAATTGGTAAACTATGCTCAAATACTTCTGTGTTGTATTTAATACTATATTATCTATATTAAGTATCTATATTAAGTATAAAGAATTTTGTATCGTTCTAATCGAAAGTCATAAaggtttttataccctgaacccaataaaaatgggtataagggcatattgtatttgtgcaaaatccaaatgtatgtaacaggcagaaggaagcatctccgaccccataaagtatatatattcttgatcagcatcaatagccgagtcgatctagccttgtccgtctgtctgtccgtccgtccgtccgtccgtatgtatgtacgcaaggatctcagaacctataagagctatagacttaaaattttagatgtaggtggtccaagtgcctgcgcagatcgagtttgtttccgataatcgatagctaactccgtttccaagcaatcgataaaaatcgatatcgatatcatgtttttgagcaattttggtaaaaattaagagctagagtcaccaaacttgacatatagcttataaaatagaatatatatatgcatttgatgttggatgaagagggttcagtgtatcccctagtccggagctctcgactagaacctcttacttgtttttttttacaatgtTGTAATATAATTTCTGTTTTCCTGCACTGTAAGTTAATTTcgtgcaaaaatgaaataattgtaATAGAACATATTCGAAAATGTTGTAAACCCCCCATTAAAAATGCTATCTACAAATTAGCTTATCTCGAATTGCTTATCAGCCAAATATTCTGATCCAATCAACAACAAACCGAATACAATTCTATGGGAAGTTAGTTTAATTTCGGCTTTTTGCGCGTTGCCTGCTTCGATGGAGGGTTTCGTAATTggcattatttgtttttgtgtgtttctgGCAATGCAAGTTGTTTGCTGTACAGCCGCGTATGTACACACTAAGAATAAGAAGAAGCGACTCGCTAGCAATGGTAAAATCTAGTCATTTGACTCTGAACACACCTGTCTTAAAGAAATTTCTTAATTATCTGTTTGAGTTTGAGTCATGTTTTGCTGCCTAGTGACAGATGGTGTAagtgcaacttaattttgagaGAAGTGACAACAAGTTTATATTAAGTGTTTAACTTATTTACAAGTGCTTCTCGCATGACTTTCTATTCTGTTAGCCACTTTTCGATTGGCTTGAACAACTCAAGAGCCCAAGATAACAATAGGAAAAGTGAATGCTCGACTAGTAAATACGCATTAGCTGGCTCAagagtattatatatttacaattttctattaaaaataataatgtaaaATAATATAGTCGGAAGACTTGAAAAGATTTAtaatagctagatcgactcgactattgaggctgatcaagaatatattttctCTAATACTCATTGCTCAACAATTTGAATAGTTGTTATGTCTTGGGTATGTGTCCATTGAACTGGGCACAGGGTATCGGCATTTTTATGGTACTTGCTGGCttatcaatttataaataagaGCGTACGAGTATTTTGATCTCGCTGATTGCGGCCAACAGCAGTTTTCATTCTGAACGCAAAGTCGACGCTTGTCGATAGTGAGAATCCGATTTACGAGATGCCAGTTTGGGTTATAGTTGTTTTTagtgtattttttattgtagTATTCATTATTCCGTGTATTGTGCGTCTGACACGCCGTAAACAGGCGATCACAAATCGGGGCAAGTATTAGGCTAAGGCGTTGGCAAATAGTACAAACGAATATCAACACTTAAAACCCAATCACTTAATAgctaatttaatttgtgctccgtttaattgaattgcaaaTTGATTCTAATTTCGATTACGAACTCTTTTCACTTGCAGCGCCCGTTGTGGTTACATCGGCCACGCACACAGCGCCTGGCGGCTATCCTGTTACACAGATTCCGGCCACAACCTATCAGCCTCATGCCTATGGAACAGCGTATCCCGCCCAGACAACGGGGTAAGTACTGTGCAAGTAGCATCCGAAATTTAATGTCAGCTTATGCTTTATGTACGTATTTCTTCTGCTCCCGTCTCCTAGCAATGTGAGCGTACAGATGCCGATGCCCATGCACATGCCCGGAGCACAGCCACCGATGCCTGGGTAAGTTGGCACATATTCAAGAGCCACAACTCACTAacaatttatgtttaattgCAGTATGCCACCGCATGTTGCCCCATATCCGCCCATGCCGCAGCCGGGCGTTGCAGCGGCAAACATGAATCCACCATCATACGACATGGCCATGGCCAATCCCGGGCCGAGTGTTATGCCCGGCGGCTATGAGAAGCAAATGCCCTACAATCCCAACTATGCACAATAAGCAGAGTCTGTCAGTTTTGTCTGGACagttgttatttgtttatgaTTTCTTGTCGCGTGCATTTCCGAGCTGTTTACAGCTCACACATAAAATACACAATTCGATATATGCATACGCTTTAGAATTGCTTTAAAATATTAGCTATATCTGTATTAGATCATTATACACCATTTGCCGTTGGGGCGTAATTGGGGTGTCCGAAGCTACCAAAGTGAAGAGCCATCTATTTGTATTCATTGTAttcaaaacacaacaacaatttcttAAGTCATTCACAACTGAATGTGATGTAAATGCAATAagtgcaacttaattttaatttatataactttatatatataacataagagagaaaaaaaaacttacgaTACCGTAAAagacaaaagacaaaaaaaatgtatttataataaaaaagtgaaatgcacatatttatgtaattttatgcatatttctgTGTATTTACATTCAACTAGAAATTATGCTCGATGTGATTATTTAGTTCTCTTTAATATACTTACTTATATATGTTACAATTGTTGTCAGTTCGTTTTGAGCTCTATGCTCAGGTttgtcaaattaaaaaaaaaaaaagtatatgctgatgataaatatataaagaaaatatatcttATCGTTCAGAGTGTTGTGTTAAGCAAAGTTTAAAGTGAAAATTTGTGCATCGATTTGATAGATCAATGTCTGAAGAAGCCAAAGCATTTTTTTAGTATGCTCTTCAGAGGAATATAACGAAAATTGACCATGATCAAATATTATAGGTACAGATAAGTTTTAACTACAAACTGTTtagtatttattaatatttgaaatctgtattcaatttgtttttccaaGCTTCTTGAAGAATTAAAAACGTAAGGTATATGTATAACATATAGATCAGAATAAATATCTGTTTGTGAAGCCAATTCTTTGTAAGATCGCACTTCTACATTAAGAATCGGTCAAAAGAAATAACTTCTTGTAAGACAACATATTCCTCAATTGAGTGCCATGTTAGACACTGTACACTGATTGAAAATCTTGAGTGATCTTGGATATGCCATGGATCATCAGATAAATGCGCTGCAGCTAAGTGTAACCAATCGATGTTAAATCCTTTGGTCACGCCCCTGTCAAgccaatataaaataaaacagctCATAAGGTTTAAGTTTTAATATTCATTGCCACGTCGGCGCAAGAAGCTGtccaataaaatgaaatacaatttgctgctgccatcgatgttgctgctgatgctcgATCTGGCTATCGGGGATGATTGTGACATGCAGCAATATTGCCCGTCAGACACCATCCATGTGGCCTGCCTAAACAAAAAGGTAAATGCTGGTCAGAGCTGTCTGTTAGCGGACATTACTTCCAAACGATATTTCAGACAATTGGCAAAGAATGCGGAGCTCTGACACATGAAATCATACCAGTGAACGGTGCTCTGAGACAGAACCTGCTCCAGCATGTGAATATGATGCGCAATATGATGGCCAGCGGGCTGTTTAACCTGAAGGCGGCAGCCCGTATGCCGGTCCTGTCTTGGGATAGTTATCTGGAAAATACCACGCATATGTTGACGTATCACTGCAGCCATTCCAAGTTATGTTCGAATTCGGATACGTACAATTTTGTCTCGACGGTCCTGTTTTCGGGCACCATAAAACGGTCGGCTAAGCTATCCAAAGAAATGACTCGAGTTTTTCTGGCCCTGTGGTTTAATGACCTGCTGGGCTGCACCATGAATGCCAATCACGTAATTGTACCAAGGATCGAGGGGTAAGTACACATTTATATAGTTCAATATAATGTAAATCAAGCGAACCTCTACTTAACATTAGCTCAAAAAGTCCATTGCGAATAGTCATACCAGTTACTTCGATAGTTGATAGTAGCAAATATCGATTTGATCGATAAATAATGCTTATGAATAATTTAATCGATCGATCGTAGAGTGCGTGAAATCGATATTTACAATGGGCAAATTCAAATTGCGagagtttctttaatttatttttaaactaaggttttttttttaaataataaataaaacaaataagaatgtattttataatacatgtatatttgttatttattttagttcctaTTCAAAATTGATTAGATAATGATGgacttcatttaatttaattaatttatttatgcttattaAAATACGTATGTTTATGAGTTATGCTTATATCATATGCAACTCTTTTTAAAACTCAAAGTATTCATATACTAAATTTATTGAAGTTTTAAATACTATACAATTTACTCACAGTTCCTGCGTGGGCCACTATATACCTCTGATACAGGATTATGGCGATCGCATTGGCTGTGCGATACGCTTGTCATAtgatgcaaaaaataaaaaaaccgCCCAGGCAAATCTCATCTGCAATCTATCTCGCGCCAATGTGAATGGTATGCCGCACTATGAGGTCGACGAGGTGCCCGGAAGTCGTTGCACCGCTGGAAGGGATCGCATATACCAATTTTTGTGCAGTGCGGAAGAAGTGGTCGATCATAATTTTGTGCCGCCACAGCCACCACCTGCAACAGCCGCACCATGTCAGAAAGTAAATTATATGGAGGATGAGAAAACCGATCCGCTGGAAATGTTGGCcgcagaaaaaaaattgaaggAGCTAAGAGAAAAGGAATATGTAGAAGAAAAGCCAAAGGAGCCGAAAAATGAAGAAGACCAAAAAGAGGAAGGTGGAGCTATGGAGGAAGTTAAAGAAAGTGAGAAAAAGGAAGAAGCGGGTGAAAATTAGGTTAGCATATGTGGAAGAAATAGAAGAAATTGGCAAATGGGAAGAAAGTTAAGCGAAAGAAGGAATACTGTGTGCatatgaaagaaaatatataaagaattgaaaaagaaaaaagtttaatataaTCAAAAGGAATATGAATAGTAGATGAGCATATGGAAGAAAATGAAAGAGCTTGAGAAATAGCAAGAAGTTAAGCGTAAGAAAAATTAAAGCTACAGGtgaaaataaaagtttaacGATAAAAGAATAAAGGTGAGCATAtggaagaaaataaataaaccagaGAAATTGACAGAAGTTAGGAAAGCATCATAAAAAGGGTAGAGTTACGTGTGAAAGATATTAGAGAAGTTGAGAAAAGAAGCGATGCATTAAAACAACAAGTAAAGAGAGAAATAGAGCATaataaaaagcataaaatagTAACAAATAAATCTGATATGTTAGTAGGGTACAAATATACGAACTGACATATCATTTAATTAAGTGGGCTGGCCATGACCAATACGTGGGGTACGTGGCCAATCGGCTGGGCGGGGGCGGGGCTGGTCAGATAGCCACGCTTTGGCGACAAATCGATTGGCGAACCAACTCTATAAGAGACTGTGCGTTGCTGCCAGAGCCGACCAAATGGGCAGCGTAAGCGAAATGTTGTGCATTAACTGGCTGCTGGCAGCGCTGTGGCAGCTGTGCTTTTGGCCAAGCATATTGGCCTTTGACTACTGTGATCCTGTGCTGTGTCCGGGGCCCGAGAAGCACATTGCCTGCCACAATTTTGGCGTAAGTTGTTGCGCACTTAATCTGCGCTGTCAACATACTTACCGTCTGGGCACAATTTACAGGAGCTGGCGGAGAGCTGCAGCCCAGATGCACATGTGGTGCGCATTACCAAAGCTAGGCGCAACATGATTCTCAACGAGCTGAACGAATATCGCGATCGGATTGCGCGCGGAGATCTGATGGGCTTCAATCCGGCCACGCGCATGGCCACGCTGCAATGGGATCCGGAGCTGGCCAGCTTTGCGGAGCTGAATGTGAAGCGTTGCGCTCTGGTTAATGATCATTGCCGCAACAGCGATCAGTTTCGCAATGTCGCCCAGGTTGTGGCCGAGGGCGGCTGGCAGGGTACGCCAAGTGGTGGCGGAAATGCTGGCGCCACAGATTCACCCGTTGAATACCACACCGAGGACGAGGTGATCAAGGCCACGTTGGAGCAAATGTTTGCCGAATACAAGGAGTGCAGCATGCGCGATATTATTGCATACAGTCCGCCCACTAACAGGTAAGCCACTGTTGCTTTATCTCTACGTGCACACATGGGCCGGCATACAGCTGTTGCTtctgtcgttgttgctgtttgaatctcaaagaattttgcatttacgGGTTAGCAAGTGCATTGCGTACTTCACACAACTGGTACGGGACAGCACCACCCACGTGGGCTGCGGCATACTACGGCAGACGcgcaacaccagcaacaatgCCGGCCAATCGCTGGTCAGCACGCATCAGTATATGACCTGCAACTTTGTCCGGGGCAACGATGTGAATGCGCCGGTTTATAAGAGCGGCGATAGGCCGGCAACCGAATGCCGCACCGGACGCAATCCGGCCTTCATCAATCTGTGCTCCATCAACGAGATCTATGACAGCAGTGGTATAGTAGGCTTCAGTTTTTACTAAGTGTCTTTAATATGgttaaaatcaaatacaattcAAATGCGTCACGAATAATAAACCTTGATTTACTGCATGCTGAGGACCTAAACTAAATAttattgaaacattttttaatagatttgttgactaaatattaaatagccctttttgaattcaaaaacatttaaatgaaaatataattaaatatatttttgtttagatATTTTAATTGCCAGAAGATGTGGAAATAGTTTGAATcttaaagaaaagaaatattttattaaaaagaagaaatttgCTAgactttttttataccctgaacccattaaaaatgggtataagagtatattgtacttgtgcaaaatacaaatgtatgtaacaggcagaaggaagcatctccgaccccataaagtatatatattcttgatcagcaccaatagtcgagtcgatctaaacatgtccgtctgtctgtccgtccgtctgtccgtctgtatgaatgcaaggatctcagaacctataagagctagagacttaaaaatacTTACTCttactcttacttgtttaaaattctttttGGTCCTTTTCTAAAatctaattattttaaattgaaatgtatTCGACTGTTGCTTTTccctgttgcagctgctgacagtttatttatttatttttttatttttgttattttctgctggCACCTACAAGTGCTCTGCTGGCGCAGGTGGTGCTGGGGCATGCCACTCAAAGTCAGAGTGTGGTGCAAAGTTTGCCGACAATTCAGCATCGCGTTCAGCGTTGACAACTtcagcaaacattttttatcGCTCTCTTGCCACACCTACTAAAATTTTAtgcgttcttttttttttttttttgctatcaGGTTGAGAgaggtaaaaaataaaattaaaaaaaaaaatgcaaacgtCGCATGAACTGTGCGACAACCGCAAATGATGCGCAACAAAATGTGTGAgcagttgtttttattgaaataaataaaataaacaaaaaattaataacaaaagtGTTTgggaaattaaatgtttttttccatATAATAAAACACGCTTtttacagccattaatttaattaaatcaaagctgttttgttagttttatttatttattaaaaacaatgcatcacttaaatatttattat
This window harbors:
- the LOC6625972 gene encoding uncharacterized protein isoform X3, with amino-acid sequence MPELATASALNANDSLSRNLGIAALLGCLAFMLSYIVYACYLTCCYTCNRRESKQTRQDAFETTPVVVTSATHTAPGGYPVTQIPATTYQPHAYGTAYPAQTTGNVSVQMPMPMHMPGAQPPMPGMPPHVAPYPPMPQPGVAAANMNPPSYDMAMANPGPSVMPGGYEKQMPYNPNYAQ
- the LOC6625972 gene encoding SR-related and CTD-associated factor 4 isoform X1, giving the protein MQSDACYNSPVVVTSATHTAPGGYPVTQIPATTYQPHAYGTAYPAQTTGNVSVQMPMPMHMPGAQPPMPGMPPHVAPYPPMPQPGVAAANMNPPSYDMAMANPGPSVMPGGYEKQMPYNPNYAQ
- the LOC6625970 gene encoding antigen 5 like allergen Cul n 1 isoform X2, encoding MGSVSEMLCINWLLAALWQLCFWPSILAFDYCDPVLCPGPEKHIACHNFGELAESCSPDAHVVRITKARRNMILNELNEYRDRIARGDLMGFNPATRMATLQWDPELASFAELNVKRCALVNDHCRNSDQFRNVAQVVAEGGWQGTPSGGGNAGATDSPVEYHTEDEVIKATLEQMFAEYKECSMRDIIAYSPPTNSKCIAYFTQLVRDSTTHVGCGILRQTRNTSNNAGQSLVSTHQYMTCNFVRGNDVNAPVYKSGDRPATECRTGRNPAFINLCSINEIYDSSGIVGFSFY
- the LOC6625972 gene encoding uncharacterized protein isoform X7; amino-acid sequence: MDNAGIYWILFFTLSIFFLTSCAIFLTRGRNRRAELMKGAAPVVVTSATHTAPGGYPVTQIPATTYQPHAYGTAYPAQTTGNVSVQMPMPMHMPGAQPPMPGMPPHVAPYPPMPQPGVAAANMNPPSYDMAMANPGPSVMPGGYEKQMPYNPNYAQ
- the LOC6625972 gene encoding protein shisa-5 isoform X9, with the protein product MEGYVIGIILFVIAVIFQIACFTTVYVKNRKRLVRIAPVVVTSATHTAPGGYPVTQIPATTYQPHAYGTAYPAQTTGNVSVQMPMPMHMPGAQPPMPGMPPHVAPYPPMPQPGVAAANMNPPSYDMAMANPGPSVMPGGYEKQMPYNPNYAQ
- the LOC6625972 gene encoding uncharacterized protein isoform X4, with amino-acid sequence MLRYGTEYCCSPCREENHFQIDDREHDSDIEITDDDSTPVVVTSATHTAPGGYPVTQIPATTYQPHAYGTAYPAQTTGNVSVQMPMPMHMPGAQPPMPGMPPHVAPYPPMPQPGVAAANMNPPSYDMAMANPGPSVMPGGYEKQMPYNPNYAQ
- the LOC6625972 gene encoding uncharacterized protein isoform X10; the encoded protein is MPVWVIVVFSVFFIVVFIIPCIVRLTRRKQAITNRAPVVVTSATHTAPGGYPVTQIPATTYQPHAYGTAYPAQTTGNVSVQMPMPMHMPGAQPPMPGMPPHVAPYPPMPQPGVAAANMNPPSYDMAMANPGPSVMPGGYEKQMPYNPNYAQ
- the LOC6625972 gene encoding uncharacterized protein isoform X6, translated to MDWLAFLPLTVLILIAGFIVATIHFIRCCFLAKMYVQLFRQAAPVVVTSATHTAPGGYPVTQIPATTYQPHAYGTAYPAQTTGNVSVQMPMPMHMPGAQPPMPGMPPHVAPYPPMPQPGVAAANMNPPSYDMAMANPGPSVMPGGYEKQMPYNPNYAQ
- the LOC6625970 gene encoding antigen 5 like allergen Cul n 1 isoform X1 — protein: MGSVSEMLCINWLLAALWQLCFWPSILAFDYCDPVLCPGPEKHIACHNFGELAESCSPDAHVVRITKARRNMILNELNEYRDRIARGDLMGFNPATRMATLQWDPELASFAELNVKRCALVNDHCRNSDQFRNVAQVVAEGGWQGTPSGGGNAGATDSPVEYHTEDEVIKATLEQMFAEYKECSMRDIIAYSPPTNRILHLRVSKCIAYFTQLVRDSTTHVGCGILRQTRNTSNNAGQSLVSTHQYMTCNFVRGNDVNAPVYKSGDRPATECRTGRNPAFINLCSINEIYDSSGIVGFSFY
- the LOC6625972 gene encoding T-cell surface antigen CD2 isoform X5, with product MAHEPTEKDLEISTIVLICLFAIVLVAILTVIVRSISRKRKQRSGYFIDNSPVVVTSATHTAPGGYPVTQIPATTYQPHAYGTAYPAQTTGNVSVQMPMPMHMPGAQPPMPGMPPHVAPYPPMPQPGVAAANMNPPSYDMAMANPGPSVMPGGYEKQMPYNPNYAQ
- the LOC6625972 gene encoding uncharacterized protein isoform X13 encodes the protein MKTLFSRFAALNARCGYIGHAHSAWRLSCYTDSGHNLSASCLWNSVSRPDNGQCERTDADAHAHARSTATDAWYATACCPISAHAAAGRCSGKHESTIIRHGHGQSRAECYARRL
- the LOC6625972 gene encoding uncharacterized protein isoform X12, with product MASASDLRINIFIESPCARCGYIGHAHSAWRLSCYTDSGHNLSASCLWNSVSRPDNGQCERTDADAHAHARSTATDAWYATACCPISAHAAAGRCSGKHESTIIRHGHGQSRAECYARRL
- the LOC6625972 gene encoding SR-related and CTD-associated factor 4 isoform X8, whose translation is MQVVCCTAAYVHTKNKKKRLASNAPVVVTSATHTAPGGYPVTQIPATTYQPHAYGTAYPAQTTGNVSVQMPMPMHMPGAQPPMPGMPPHVAPYPPMPQPGVAAANMNPPSYDMAMANPGPSVMPGGYEKQMPYNPNYAQ
- the LOC6625972 gene encoding protein shisa-5 isoform X11; the protein is MDFWGIFMFFLLTFLVMSCCGYCCTSKRRGTVLSTPVVVTSATHTAPGGYPVTQIPATTYQPHAYGTAYPAQTTGNVSVQMPMPMHMPGAQPPMPGMPPHVAPYPPMPQPGVAAANMNPPSYDMAMANPGPSVMPGGYEKQMPYNPNYAQ
- the antr gene encoding venom allergen-1, which translates into the protein MKYNLLLPSMLLLMLDLAIGDDCDMQQYCPSDTIHVACLNKKTIGKECGALTHEIIPVNGALRQNLLQHVNMMRNMMASGLFNLKAAARMPVLSWDSYLENTTHMLTYHCSHSKLCSNSDTYNFVSTVLFSGTIKRSAKLSKEMTRVFLALWFNDLLGCTMNANHVIVPRIEGSCVGHYIPLIQDYGDRIGCAIRLSYDAKNKKTAQANLICNLSRANVNGMPHYEVDEVPGSRCTAGRDRIYQFLCSAEEVVDHNFVPPQPPPATAAPCQKVNYMEDEKTDPLEMLAAEKKLKELREKEYVEEKPKEPKNEEDQKEEGGAMEEVKESEKKEEAGEN
- the LOC6625972 gene encoding SR-related and CTD-associated factor 4 isoform X2, producing the protein MVFIYCAVWIPLLVIFCVCFFIVVFRLVQARRIRLQAATVITGAPVVVTSATHTAPGGYPVTQIPATTYQPHAYGTAYPAQTTGNVSVQMPMPMHMPGAQPPMPGMPPHVAPYPPMPQPGVAAANMNPPSYDMAMANPGPSVMPGGYEKQMPYNPNYAQ